The DNA sequence CGGACGAGAGGTGGGCGGCCATGCTGGTACAGGGCTTCAACACGATCTGGGCCTTTATCTCCCTCGGCCTGCTGGTCTTCGCCACGGCCGCCTTCGTGAACGCGGCGGTCCACCGCGATGACGCCTACCGGGCCGCCGACAAGCAGAACAAGGGCTTCTGGCTGATCATCCTCGGCCTCGCCGTCGCCGTGAACCTGTTCCTGGGCGTGTGGGGCTTCCTGCCGATCCTGGGCCTGGTGGCCACGATCGTCTACTTCGTCGACGTCCGCCCGGCCCTGAAGCAGGTCACGGGCCGCGGCCCGCGCCGCCGGGGGTCGAGTTCCGACGGGCCGTACGGGCCGTACAACGGCGGCCGTTGAGCGCGGCGCCGCACCCCGCGAACGGCTAGCGGTCCAGCAGCAACACGGCCAGATCGTCCGTCAGTTCCTCGCCGTTCAGGGCCCGCACCTCGGTGACGGCCGCGTCCAGCAGCTCCTCACCCGACAGACCTTCCTTCATCTGCCGGGCGATCATCTCGACCATCCCCTCCTGCCCGAGCCGCCGCGCCCCGCCCTCCCGGCCGCCCACCCGTCCCTCTATCAGGCCGTCGGTGTACATCAGCAGGCTCCAGGCGTCGCCGAGCGCCACCTCCAGCCGCGGCCAGCGGGCCTCCGGCAGCAGGCCGAGGGCCGGGCCGCCGTCGTCCTGCGGCAGCAGGCACGGCGGCTCGCCGGGGCGGGCCAGCACCGGGGCCGGGTGGCCGGCCAGGAAGAGGGCGGCCGAGCGGCCGTCGGGCGCGATGTCCAGCGTGCAGAGGGTCGCGAAGATCTCCTCGTCGGCGCGTTCGTGCTCCAGGACCTCCTGGAGGACGCCGAGCAGCTCGCCGCCGTGGAGCCCGGCGAGGGTCAACGCCCGCCAGGCTATCCGGAGTTCGGCGCCGAGCGCCGCCTCATCCGGGCCGTGCCCGCAGACGTCGCCGATCATCGCGTGGACGGTGCCGTCGGGCGTCCGGACCGTGTCGTAGAAGTCGCCGCCGAGCAGGGCGCGGCTGCGGCCCGGCCGGTAGCGGGCGGCGAACCGCAGGCCGGATCCGGCCAGCAGCGGGTGGGGCAGCAGGCCGCGCTCCAGCCGGGCGTTCTCCTGGGCGCGCAGCCGTGACTCGGTGAGCTGGTGCTGGGCCAGGTCGGCGCGCTTGCGTTCGACGGCGTAGCGGATGGCGCGGCTGAGCACCCGGCCGTCCAGTTCGTCGCGGAAGAGGTAGTCCTGCGCGCCGACGCGGACCGCCTCGGCGGCCCGCTCGGCGTCGTTCTCCGAGGTCAGCGCGAGGACGGCGTGCCGTGGGGCGAGGCGCAGCACCCGGCGCAGGGTGTCCAGCTCGTCGCGGGGCGCGTCGGGGCCGCCGCCGGCGGGCTCCCCGGCGGCGGGCAGGGCGAGGTCGAGGAGGATGCACTGGACGTCGTGGGTGAGCAGCCGCTCCGCCTCGGTGAGGTTGCGGGCGGTGCGGATGCGGACCGGCTTGCCGGCCACCACGGTCATGTCGGCCATCTCGGGCATGGAGAGCGACCCCGCCGGGTCGTCCTCGATCACGAGCAGGGTCAGCCCGCCGTCGGACGGTCCGGCGGCGGGCGCCACCGGTCCGGGTGCGGATACGGGCATCACGTCGGTTTCCTTCCTCCCCCGGCGATCGCCGGGAGGCGCCCCACCCCCGAGGGCGACGCCGCGCAGGTCGGCGGGCGCCCGACGCGACAGTAGCGGCAGGCCGCGGGCGAACGGAATGGTACGGAGCCACCCGCCTCCGTCATATGCCGTCGCCAACGCCGCTTTTGGGGCGGGCCGGGAGGAAAACGTCATGAGAAACGTCACGTCGCACACGTACGTACGAGAACGGGTCGCGCGCTTCCCCGAAGTCCATACGACGCCCGCTCTGGAGCGCGAACCAGCCGTCGCGTGACGTGGGTTACGTGGTCCGCCTCACGTGCCGCCGCTTGTGTGGCGGGAGTTACGTGACGGAGGTTACGCGAAGCCCGTTACGTGACGGAGGTTACGCGAAGCCCGTTACGTGACCGCCGTTACGTGACCCCCGTTACGTGGCCACAGCCAGTCGGAGGGAGCCACCGGCACAGCACACGCGGTGGACGTGACGCCCGTTACGAGACGGCGGTCACGCCCCGGCCCCCGCCGTCGAGCGGGAGGCGGCAGCGGCAAGCAGCAGAGGGAGCACCCCCGCGGTACCGAGGACGGACCCGAGCTGCCCCGCCGTCCCCCGGAACGCGCCCCAAGCCACCGTCGCGGCTTCCGGAGCGCGCTTCCGAACCCCCACGCCCCTCCCGCACGGCCTCACGCCCCCGGCCTGACCACCCCGAGGATCGGCATCGACCCCGCCCCCGCCATCGTCACCTGCCGGCCGGGACGCGGCGCGTGCACCATCATCCCGTCGCCGACGTACATCGCGACGTGGCTGGCGTCCGAGAAGTAGATGATGAGGTCACCGGGGCGCATGTCCCGGACGTCGACCTTGGGCAGCTGCCGCCACTGCTCCTGCGAGGTGCGCGGTATCCCGAGGCCGGCCGTCGCCCAGGCGCGGGAAGTGAGGCCGGAGCAGTCGTAGGTGTCCGGGCCCACGGCGCCCCAGACGTAGTCCTTGCCTATCTGAGCGGTGGCGAACGCGACCGCGCGGCGGCCGATCTCGGTGGCCGAGCCGGCGTCCTTGAGGGAGACGCCCTTGAGGGCGTCGGAGGCGAGCCACGTCCGCTGCGCCTGGCGGGCCTTCTCCTCCTCGATCTGCCGCAGCCGCTCGCGCTCCTTCTCCTCCAGGCGCGATTCCAGCTTCTTCGCGGCGTCGAGGCGGGCCTCGATCTCCTTCTTCGCCTCGTCCTTCTTCTTCCGCTCGTCCTTGAGCCGCTTCCAGCGCTCGTCGGCGGCCTTGACGTACTTCTCCAGCTCGGCCTTGGCCGATTCCGTCTCGGTCAGCAGCCGGCGGGTGGCGTCCTGCCCCCGGCGGGTGGTGTCGAGCGCGTCGAGGAACTCCTCGGGCGAGCGGGCCATGAACAGCTGCGTGGACGGCGCCAGTCCGCCGGTGCGGTACTGGGTGCGGGCCAGCTCGCCGACGCGGTCCTTGAGCTCCTTCACCCGCTCCTGGGCGGCGGAGACCTGCTTGGTGAGGTCGCCGACGTTCTTCTCCTGAAGCCGGGTCTGCTCGTTCGCCGCGTTGTACGCGTCCGTGGCCGACTCGGCCTTGCGGTACAGGGACTCCACCTCCTGGTGGACCTCTTCCAGGCTCTTCGCGGGCGGCGCCGGGTCGGCCCAGGCGGCCTGCGGGAGCGCGGCGCCGGCGGTCACGGCGGCGCAGACGACGGCCGTCGCGACGACCACTCTGCGGAATACCGGCACCCGGTTATCGGGTCTGCCGTTCCGCGCGCCTCCCGCGACGTCCCTGTCCACGCCACCAACGGCTCCGCCGTTCCGCCCCACCGGAATACCTCCGCGACTC is a window from the Streptomyces mobaraensis genome containing:
- a CDS encoding DUF2516 family protein, with amino-acid sequence MLVQGFNTIWAFISLGLLVFATAAFVNAAVHRDDAYRAADKQNKGFWLIILGLAVAVNLFLGVWGFLPILGLVATIVYFVDVRPALKQVTGRGPRRRGSSSDGPYGPYNGGR
- a CDS encoding PP2C family protein-serine/threonine phosphatase, with product MPVSAPGPVAPAAGPSDGGLTLLVIEDDPAGSLSMPEMADMTVVAGKPVRIRTARNLTEAERLLTHDVQCILLDLALPAAGEPAGGGPDAPRDELDTLRRVLRLAPRHAVLALTSENDAERAAEAVRVGAQDYLFRDELDGRVLSRAIRYAVERKRADLAQHQLTESRLRAQENARLERGLLPHPLLAGSGLRFAARYRPGRSRALLGGDFYDTVRTPDGTVHAMIGDVCGHGPDEAALGAELRIAWRALTLAGLHGGELLGVLQEVLEHERADEEIFATLCTLDIAPDGRSAALFLAGHPAPVLARPGEPPCLLPQDDGGPALGLLPEARWPRLEVALGDAWSLLMYTDGLIEGRVGGREGGARRLGQEGMVEMIARQMKEGLSGEELLDAAVTEVRALNGEELTDDLAVLLLDR
- a CDS encoding C40 family peptidase, with the translated sequence MPVFRRVVVATAVVCAAVTAGAALPQAAWADPAPPAKSLEEVHQEVESLYRKAESATDAYNAANEQTRLQEKNVGDLTKQVSAAQERVKELKDRVGELARTQYRTGGLAPSTQLFMARSPEEFLDALDTTRRGQDATRRLLTETESAKAELEKYVKAADERWKRLKDERKKKDEAKKEIEARLDAAKKLESRLEEKERERLRQIEEEKARQAQRTWLASDALKGVSLKDAGSATEIGRRAVAFATAQIGKDYVWGAVGPDTYDCSGLTSRAWATAGLGIPRTSQEQWRQLPKVDVRDMRPGDLIIYFSDASHVAMYVGDGMMVHAPRPGRQVTMAGAGSMPILGVVRPGA